The proteins below come from a single uncultured Dethiosulfovibrio sp. genomic window:
- the dcm gene encoding DNA (cytosine-5-)-methyltransferase: MGKRMLSLFSGCGGMDLGFEGGFNVLSDLINPYMFQDKVESYNGTWAKLKPTGFETVFANDIMPESQSAWTRFWGKKKGFDVEDIFRLGSIVDFVNLSKEINSVFPSKVDIVVGGFPCNDFSVSGLRQGFDSKKTHRGSIRIDEPSIESRGKLYMWMRAVLEITQPNVFVAENVKGLISLGDAKRIIENDFRGVDGGYLVVPARVLKAVDYGIPQTRERVFFLGFRKDKLRKSALQDLQCGTIPDYLNPYPRPTHSFSPAGDLCPWTTSGQALKGLAEPDESEDLSHRFYSKAKFMGKHCQGQKEINLGLPAPTIRAEHHGNIEYRRLSSEHGGLNIAELAQNLPERRLSVRECARIQTFPDDYDFVIKNHGARRYLVSSSSAYKLIGNAVPPLLAYHLATRLQEIWNDLFY; this comes from the coding sequence TTGGGAAAAAGAATGTTGTCTCTATTTTCTGGCTGTGGTGGCATGGACCTCGGTTTTGAAGGTGGCTTCAATGTCTTGTCAGACTTGATTAACCCATACATGTTCCAAGATAAAGTAGAGAGTTATAACGGAACTTGGGCGAAGCTAAAACCAACTGGATTTGAGACTGTTTTCGCAAACGACATAATGCCGGAATCCCAATCTGCATGGACGAGATTTTGGGGTAAAAAGAAAGGTTTTGACGTTGAAGATATCTTCCGTTTGGGGAGTATCGTGGATTTTGTTAACTTATCTAAGGAAATAAATTCTGTTTTCCCTTCGAAAGTCGATATAGTAGTTGGTGGGTTCCCCTGCAACGATTTCAGTGTTTCTGGTTTAAGACAGGGGTTTGATTCGAAAAAGACCCATAGAGGCAGTATAAGAATAGACGAACCAAGCATAGAGAGCCGAGGGAAGCTCTATATGTGGATGAGGGCGGTTCTCGAGATTACGCAACCTAATGTTTTTGTCGCTGAGAACGTCAAAGGATTGATCTCTTTAGGTGATGCCAAAAGAATTATAGAAAATGATTTTAGAGGGGTTGATGGTGGATATCTCGTAGTCCCAGCTAGGGTCTTGAAGGCTGTTGATTACGGTATCCCACAAACGAGAGAAAGAGTGTTTTTTTTAGGTTTTAGAAAGGATAAATTAAGGAAAAGTGCGTTGCAAGACCTGCAATGTGGAACGATTCCTGACTACTTGAACCCTTACCCAAGGCCTACCCACTCTTTTTCTCCCGCAGGAGATCTATGTCCATGGACGACCTCTGGGCAGGCCTTAAAAGGCTTGGCAGAGCCGGATGAATCTGAAGACCTTTCTCACAGATTTTACTCTAAAGCTAAATTTATGGGGAAGCATTGCCAAGGGCAGAAGGAGATAAATCTAGGGCTTCCTGCTCCGACGATCAGGGCAGAACATCACGGTAATATAGAGTATAGACGCTTATCCAGTGAGCATGGAGGCCTAAATATAGCTGAATTAGCTCAAAATCTGCCAGAGAGAAGGCTGTCAGTGAGAGAATGTGCTAGAATCCAGACTTTTCCAGATGATTACGATTTTGTAATAAAAAATCATGGAGCAAGGAGATATCTTGTGAGCTCCTCCTCGGCGTATAAACTAATAGGGAACGCTGTGCCGCCGCTGCTTGCATATCACTTAGCTACTAGATTACAGGAAATTTGGAATGATTTGTTTTATTGA
- a CDS encoding ImmA/IrrE family metallo-endopeptidase: MRNNGTRIRVMARTLLSKHGMERMIPIHLGNLCRSLGIKIYHSEATHIDGTLFIRGDRKIILVSTALPYERRRFTIAHELGHYVLGHQAAFSLDSPEAWTPWEEQAANAFAAELLMPKTALQSIRHQHDTRQLAQIFSVSPLAMQIRLEEFGG; encoded by the coding sequence ATGAGGAATAACGGAACCAGAATCCGGGTCATGGCCCGAACCTTGCTGAGTAAACATGGGATGGAGCGGATGATCCCCATTCACCTGGGCAATCTCTGCCGGAGTTTGGGGATTAAGATATACCATAGCGAGGCTACCCACATAGATGGAACCCTCTTTATACGTGGAGACCGAAAGATAATCTTGGTCTCCACCGCCCTCCCCTACGAACGTCGTCGCTTCACCATAGCCCACGAGCTTGGACATTACGTCCTCGGGCATCAGGCGGCCTTTTCCCTGGACTCACCAGAAGCATGGACGCCCTGGGAAGAACAGGCGGCTAACGCTTTTGCGGCAGAACTGCTAATGCCTAAAACGGCTCTGCAATCGATAAGGCATCAGCATGACACAAGGCAACTGGCTCAGATCTTCAGCGTCAGCCCTCTGGCTATGCAGATCAGGCTGGAGGAGTTTGGGGGATAA
- a CDS encoding helix-turn-helix domain-containing protein, translating to MDGGRLKKLRIDAGLSQEDLAEITGVNQATVGRWERGKNNPDDDTKKKLASYFQCSVAYLMGETDDPSPAGATKGQDRILRPMREQTGLSLEAAAALINLPVEDLEMMELYEDRADDKLKDRLIKAYGRYLSMRDGENHGTEKKGQSEEDLETLIKMLAAEDPDIVLKFRRVAKNATRLAPKDREFLVTLFKAALGQIELEDHTDEY from the coding sequence ATGGATGGGGGAAGACTCAAGAAACTGAGGATAGATGCAGGACTATCCCAAGAGGATTTAGCGGAAATCACTGGAGTAAACCAGGCAACCGTAGGACGATGGGAAAGAGGGAAGAACAACCCTGATGACGACACAAAGAAAAAGCTGGCGTCATACTTCCAGTGCTCTGTAGCCTATCTTATGGGCGAAACCGACGACCCTTCCCCCGCTGGCGCAACGAAGGGGCAGGACCGCATACTTCGCCCGATGAGGGAACAGACGGGGCTATCCTTGGAAGCGGCGGCCGCCCTTATCAACCTCCCTGTTGAAGACCTGGAGATGATGGAGCTCTACGAGGACAGGGCGGATGACAAGCTAAAGGATCGCCTGATCAAGGCTTATGGGCGATATCTGTCAATGCGAGATGGGGAAAACCACGGGACTGAAAAGAAGGGGCAAAGCGAGGAGGATCTGGAGACTCTGATCAAGATGCTAGCGGCAGAGGACCCAGATATCGTGCTGAAATTCAGGAGAGTGGCCAAGAACGCCACCAGGCTTGCGCCCAAAGATAGAGAGTTTCTAGTCACCCTCTTCAAGGCGGCGTTAGGCCAGATAGAACTCGAGGACCACACCGACGAATACTAG
- a CDS encoding helix-turn-helix transcriptional regulator encodes MNKLQERLISYRDEKELSQAQFAELIGVDQPTVGRWEKGRFPSKRNMHNLARLFACDVRKLAGELYEDTSNPTPPRDQTERASS; translated from the coding sequence GTGAACAAGCTCCAAGAAAGACTTATAAGCTACAGAGATGAGAAAGAGCTGTCTCAGGCGCAGTTTGCAGAGCTCATAGGGGTTGATCAGCCAACCGTGGGGAGGTGGGAGAAGGGGCGATTTCCTTCAAAGCGTAATATGCATAATTTGGCAAGGTTATTTGCGTGTGATGTAAGGAAGCTTGCTGGAGAGCTGTACGAAGATACCTCAAACCCTACGCCCCCCCGGGATCAGACGGAGAGAGCATCGTCCTGA
- a CDS encoding Arc family DNA-binding protein, with translation MEVVVSTLRWPVEVYRELKAKAEQDGKSINQTVVECVKANMERGR, from the coding sequence ATGGAAGTCGTCGTTTCGACCCTGAGATGGCCGGTCGAGGTTTACCGGGAGCTCAAAGCTAAAGCGGAGCAGGATGGCAAGTCCATCAATCAGACAGTAGTTGAGTGCGTCAAGGCGAATATGGAGAGAGGGAGGTAG
- a CDS encoding ParB N-terminal domain-containing protein — protein MTQEPFRIQPDLQAYIDPLSEEELRMLEESILAEGVRDPLVVWKEENVLVDGHHRKSICDKHGISYSVVYRSFESKEQAKAWMDLNQLGRRNLSRDHRNELIRRLAANGVRQKEIAEKVGLSKPRVSEIINQKSSETEHLPSEIIRLNLNQTSTLAELARLQAEIDSLLTTKKENQTTVEYLRRKLAEKPQEIEVTKEVTKEVEVVKEVLPMETQERLKLLEAKEREATEKLREKERIERELAQTKQKLEEIQALADSADKLRRKKDRLESEIIDLQAKKAESAAEATLEKLVEMIEAASSIKTVVRSAVQEEGRPIPARQLERIITDLGILMGTALEALEIAKEAKARAIKKGGDLVVLPQAK, from the coding sequence ATGACCCAAGAGCCATTCAGGATACAGCCTGACTTACAGGCGTACATAGACCCACTCTCGGAGGAAGAACTTCGGATGTTGGAAGAATCGATCCTTGCGGAAGGGGTTAGAGATCCCCTAGTGGTCTGGAAAGAAGAAAACGTCTTGGTGGACGGTCACCATAGGAAATCCATCTGCGACAAACATGGAATCTCATACTCGGTGGTCTATCGGTCCTTTGAGTCAAAAGAGCAAGCGAAGGCATGGATGGACCTGAACCAGCTGGGACGACGCAACCTATCCAGAGATCATCGGAATGAGCTTATCCGGCGATTGGCGGCTAATGGGGTAAGGCAGAAGGAGATTGCGGAGAAGGTGGGGTTATCGAAACCAAGGGTGTCGGAAATCATCAATCAAAAAAGTTCGGAAACCGAACATTTGCCCAGCGAAATAATCAGACTGAACCTTAATCAAACCTCGACATTAGCGGAACTAGCAAGGCTCCAAGCGGAGATAGATAGCCTCCTCACGACGAAGAAAGAGAACCAGACCACCGTTGAATACCTGCGTCGGAAGCTGGCAGAGAAACCGCAGGAGATCGAGGTCACCAAAGAGGTCACCAAGGAAGTGGAGGTCGTGAAAGAGGTCCTGCCGATGGAGACCCAAGAGCGGTTGAAGCTCCTGGAGGCAAAGGAGCGGGAGGCAACGGAGAAGCTCAGGGAAAAGGAGCGAATAGAGAGGGAGTTAGCCCAGACCAAACAAAAGCTCGAAGAGATCCAAGCCTTAGCGGATTCAGCTGACAAGCTACGCCGGAAGAAGGACAGGCTGGAGTCGGAGATCATTGACCTCCAAGCCAAGAAGGCAGAGTCAGCGGCAGAGGCGACCTTAGAGAAGCTGGTGGAGATGATCGAGGCAGCATCGAGCATCAAGACGGTGGTCCGCTCAGCCGTCCAGGAAGAAGGAAGGCCGATCCCCGCCAGACAGCTGGAAAGGATCATCACCGACTTGGGGATTCTCATGGGAACAGCTCTTGAGGCGTTGGAGATAGCGAAAGAGGCAAAGGCGAGAGCTATCAAGAAAGGTGGCGATTTAGTTGTCCTCCCTCAGGCTAAATAA
- a CDS encoding helix-turn-helix domain-containing protein encodes MGLDAALSETMKDALMPQFEALLSEMQVMKEAIDSLRQEIDFIRHPDRIIKKKEAAELLGVCSREIERMVTRGDLPQMKLNGNKNSPALFYRMDVLRLLKVPEPNRDITQRR; translated from the coding sequence ATGGGATTAGATGCGGCCTTGAGCGAGACGATGAAAGATGCGCTGATGCCACAGTTTGAGGCTCTTTTGTCGGAGATGCAGGTAATGAAAGAGGCCATTGATTCGTTGAGGCAGGAAATCGACTTTATCCGTCACCCCGACCGGATCATCAAGAAGAAGGAGGCGGCGGAGTTATTGGGAGTTTGTAGTCGGGAGATCGAACGGATGGTGACTAGGGGAGATCTGCCCCAGATGAAGCTAAACGGCAACAAAAACAGTCCAGCTCTTTTCTACAGGATGGATGTTCTCAGGCTGCTGAAGGTTCCCGAGCCCAATAGAGATATCACACAAAGGAGGTAA
- a CDS encoding ATP-binding protein, with protein MAISLKSTKSLSTNGVKVLVYGAAGAGKTSLISTLPKPVILSAEGGLLSLQGTDIPYIEISNMKDLGEAYQWVTGSEEANAFTSVALDSISEIAEVVLSAEKKGAKDPRQAYGAMQEQMTDLIRAFRDIPSKHVYFSAKLEKATDEMGRVLYYPSMPGNKVGQQLPYFFDEVLALRVEKDSEGKPQRALMCEPDGLWTAKDRSGRLDPWEAPDLGAIIKKMGGQ; from the coding sequence ATGGCGATCAGTCTCAAAAGCACCAAGAGCCTAAGCACCAACGGGGTGAAAGTCCTGGTCTACGGAGCCGCGGGGGCAGGGAAAACCTCCCTTATAAGCACCCTCCCCAAACCGGTCATTCTATCCGCAGAAGGAGGGCTTCTTTCCCTCCAGGGGACGGACATCCCCTACATAGAGATCTCCAACATGAAGGACCTGGGAGAGGCTTACCAATGGGTTACAGGCTCAGAGGAGGCCAATGCCTTTACCTCGGTTGCATTGGACTCCATATCGGAGATCGCCGAGGTGGTCCTGTCAGCGGAGAAAAAAGGAGCCAAGGACCCCAGACAGGCCTATGGGGCCATGCAGGAGCAGATGACCGACCTTATCAGAGCTTTCAGGGATATCCCCAGTAAGCACGTCTATTTTTCCGCAAAACTGGAGAAGGCTACAGACGAGATGGGCAGGGTACTGTACTACCCCTCTATGCCGGGAAACAAGGTCGGCCAACAGCTGCCCTACTTTTTCGATGAGGTCCTCGCCCTGCGAGTGGAGAAAGACTCCGAAGGGAAGCCTCAAAGGGCCCTGATGTGCGAGCCCGACGGACTCTGGACGGCAAAGGATCGGTCAGGACGGTTGGACCCATGGGAAGCCCCGGACCTAGGGGCAATCATCAAAAAGATGGGAGGCCAGTAG
- a CDS encoding DUF669 domain-containing protein, whose product MALLAPEITRAVSAIDKDDVKDNFDPIPEGTYTAQISSVEIKDTKAGTGKYLKVALQITGPAYQGRLVFDNINVKNPKEEAVQIGLKTLKKIALAIGEDTIQDTDQMLGANVEIKVKVKIDKTGQYDPQNEVKDYKPIGSSPTGPISKPASKPRSNGFDHSAPTPLPPADTGGATPPWVRA is encoded by the coding sequence ATGGCACTTTTAGCCCCTGAAATCACAAGAGCGGTATCGGCAATCGACAAGGACGATGTTAAGGACAACTTTGATCCCATCCCCGAGGGGACATACACCGCCCAGATCTCCAGCGTGGAGATAAAGGACACCAAGGCAGGCACAGGGAAGTACCTCAAGGTGGCTCTCCAGATTACCGGACCTGCCTACCAGGGACGGCTTGTCTTTGACAACATCAACGTCAAGAACCCCAAGGAAGAGGCAGTACAGATCGGGTTGAAGACCTTGAAGAAGATCGCCCTTGCTATCGGCGAGGACACCATCCAGGACACCGACCAGATGCTTGGAGCCAACGTGGAAATCAAGGTCAAGGTCAAGATAGACAAAACAGGCCAATACGACCCTCAGAACGAGGTCAAGGACTACAAGCCCATAGGCAGCTCACCCACCGGCCCCATAAGCAAACCGGCAAGTAAACCACGCAGTAACGGATTCGATCACTCCGCCCCCACCCCTCTTCCTCCTGCGGACACCGGCGGTGCAACCCCTCCGTGGGTGAGGGCATAG